In one Diabrotica virgifera virgifera chromosome 5, PGI_DIABVI_V3a genomic region, the following are encoded:
- the LOC126885373 gene encoding uncharacterized protein LOC126885373 — MQCDSCLKVLSSRSSVTRHKRESCPQRFNNKVKKVKLSGVDTSANINYSATAEATSRPTAEASNTRSVKTRSNIIECQDCYKKICGRGLTGHLRSNSHKSVINYLDSGVEKLSSSFKNRISSYRLTSSKHHTDHLEFFNEIEGNVLSLLHNYLHEFKVIKVNVELYSMYTIPEKDTYDLKSFNTQNQIITISTNLKQAYQDFISEILPKVSEIQEKDSGWSLLQIQSLEVNINKYNPLRSSSYIRLPRQIEVKKAVINIMNKDEACFGWAVNASIFNPTGKSNLTTSYPHYTSLLQFHNIEFPMKLSDIPKFELLNNISINVFGVSECFKNNVTQLEIVGPLYHTKSKKSTHVNLLLIFDDNGNSHYCYIKNLSRLISSQKSHHNGQTFLCNGCLQFFSSLERLHKHEDNDCNFVYTKLPTTDMILNKFGRLQKENILQFSNFHKQMQVPFVIYADFESILQPIQHATPSDNSSFTVKTYQHTPYSFGFYIKCYFDDSLSQLIIYRGDNVAETFIQKLEKEVYTIYHKYLKHIKPMKKLTTAEELQFFESKCCHICDKPFDINEMKVRDHSHLTGLFSGAAHNACNLNYKLPKFIPVFMHNLTNYDAHLFITKLAQNNEKIYVIAQTKEKYISFTKLLLVDRGLEQNTYLKLRFVDSFRFLPHSLDNLSKTLNGDQCLELRKYCRSNEEFGLLRQKGVFPYSYLDNFSKLSEVSLPAQEQFFDVLKGEGISDEKYLRAKQVWEVFDCKNLGEYSDVYLKSDVLLLADVFENFRRNCLFNYKLDPAQYLTAPSLSWDAMLRKTNIQLELLTDIDMLHFFKKGIRGGISQCSTRFATANNQYCENYDCSKPTSYILYLDATNLYGYAMSQYLPHGDFRWLDGVEITNFDCLSIDDESPKGYVLEVDLTYPETLHDHHNDLPFCPENIIPPNGKDPKLVLTLLPKHKYIIHYRNLKQCVEQGLKVAKIYRILEFSQSPWLKPYIELNTNLRNSSDNEFDKSTYKNYTNSIYGKTMENVDKRVDIKLLSHWENLPGSIGAEGFISMPNFHSVSIFSDNLVAIQMNILKIVYDKPVYVGFSILEISKIRMYDFFYNYIKAKYMGDATLLYTDTDSLILHIQTENVYRDIKENLDLFDTSNYPVDNIFNIPKTPSVVGKLKDEFKGQPITNFCGTGAKAYCVTLSNNKHFKKAKGISKNVINKSLTFTDYKQVVDNANAKIYRKMYTFKSHLHEMYTELKNKVALTSHDDKRYVIPGAINTLAWGHYKIDAFIPDQQQNNLDYLIQQAKLLLPEQENNDGREFYVDSFEMDLL, encoded by the coding sequence ATGCAGTGCGACTCCTGTTTAAAAGTTTTATCCAGCAGAAGCAGTGTAACTCGACATAAACGGGAAAGTTGTCCACAACGGTTTAATAATAAAGTGAAAAAGGTGAAACTTTCAGGTGTTGATACATCAGCTAATATAAACTATTCGGCTACTGCAGAAGCAACTTCCCGTCCTACCGCAGAAGCATCTAATACCCGTTCAGTTAAGACTAGATCCAATATTATAGAATGTCaagattgttataaaaaaatttgtgGAAGAGGGCTAACAGGACATTTACGTAGTAATTCACACAAAAGTGTTATTAATTATCTAGACAGTGGGGTTGAGAAACTATCAAGTTCGTTTAAAAATCGTATTAGTAGTTACCGTCTTACTAGCAGCAAACATCACACCGACCACTTggaattttttaatgaaattgagGGAAATGTTTTGAGTCTTCTACATAACTATTTACACGAATTTAAAGTGATAAAAGTTAATGTAGAACTTTACTCTATGTATACAATACCTGAAAAAGATACTtatgatttaaaatcatttaatacTCAAAATCAAATTATTACTATTTCTACTAATCTGAAACAAGCATATCAAGATTTTATTAGTGAAATATTACCCAAGGTTTCGGAAATACAAGAAAAGGATTCTGGATGGAGTCTTTTACAAATCCAATCATTAGAAGTTAATATCAATAAGTACAACCCTCTACGATCTTCTTCATATATCAGGTTGCCACGACAAATCGAGGTAAAAAAAGCGGTCATTAATATAATGAATAAAGATGAAGCATGTTTTGGTTGGGCGGTAAACGCATCCATTTTTAACCCGACAGGTAAATCCAATCTTACTACTTCTTATCCGCATTATACTAGTCTCTTACAGTTCCATAATATAGAATTCCCTATGAAATTGTCAGATATACCAAAATTTGAATTACTAAATAATATTTCAATTAACGTTTTTGGGGTCagtgaatgttttaaaaataatgttacaCAATTGGAAATCGTTGGACCACTGTATCatacaaaatctaaaaaatctACACAtgttaatttattacttatttttgatGATAACGGGAATAGTCattattgttatattaaaaatttatcaCGGTTAATATCAAGTCAAAAATCACATCATAATGGTCAgacttttttatgtaatggttgTTTACAATTTTTCTCATCCTTGGAACGTCTTCACAAACATGAAGACAATGATTGTAACTTTGTATATACTAAGCTTCCAACTACAGACATGATTCTCAATAAATTTGGGCGTCTACAAAAAGAAAATATCTTACAGTTTTCCAACTTTCATAAACAAATGCAAGTTCCGTTTGTTATATACGCTGATTTTGAAAGTATACTACAACCGATACAACATGCGACACCTTCTGATAATTCCTCATTCACTGTTAAAACCTACCAGCACACACCATATTCATTCGGTTTttatattaaatgttattttgATGATAGCTTATCACAACTTATTATTTACCGTGGTGATAATGTGGCTGAAACATTTATTCAAAAACTAGAAAAAGAAGTTTACACTATTTATCATAAATACCTTAAACATATTAAACCCATGAAAAAACTCACAACGGCAGAggaattacaattttttgaaagtAAGTGTTGTCACATTTGTGATAAACCATTCGATATTAACGAAATGAAGGTTAGAGATCATTCGCATTTAACGGGGTTGTTTTCGGGAGCAGCTCATAACGCTTGTAATTTAAATTACAAATTACCAAAATTTATTCCTGTTTTTATGCATAATTTAACCAATTACGATGCAcatctttttataacaaaattagctcaaaataatgaaaaaatttatGTTATTGCACaaactaaagaaaaatatatatcatttaCCAAATTACTTTTAGTTGATCGCGGTCTAGAgcaaaatacatatttaaaattaaGGTTTGTAGATTCTTTCAGATTTTTACCTCATTCACTAGATAATTTAAGTAAAACTCTCAACGGTGATCAATGTCTAGAGTTACGAAAATATTGTCGGTCAAATGAAGAGTTCGGATTGTTACGGCAGAAAGGTGTTTTCCCTTATTCATACTTGGATAACTTTTCAAAACTTAGTGAGGTATCTTTACCTGCACAAGAACAATTCTTCGATGTTTTAAAAGGTGAAGGTATTTCCGATGAAAAATATTTACGAGCTAAGCAAGTTTGGGAAGTTTTTGATTGTAAAAATTTAGGAGAGTACTCTGATGTTTATTTAAAATCGGATGTTTTATTATTAGCTgatgtttttgaaaattttcggcgtaattgtttatttaattataaattagATCCTGCTCAATATTTAACAGCTCCATCACTTAGCTGGGATGCCATGTTGCGTAAAACTAATATTCAGCTTGAATTATTAACAGATATTGATatgcttcatttttttaaaaagggTATACGTGGAGGTATAAGTCAATGTAGCACTAGATTTGCTACTGCAAATAATCAGTATTGTGAAAATTATGATTGTTCTAAACCTACTTCCTATATTCTTTATTTAGACGCAACAAATCTTTATGGTTACGCTATGAGTCAATATCTTCCACATGGCGATTTTCGGTGGTTAGATGGTGTAGAAATCACTAATTTTGATTGTTTATCAATCGATGATGAATCTCCAAAGGGGTATGTTTTAGAAGTTGATTTAACATATCCTGAAACATTGCATGATCATCACAACGACTTACCGTTTTGCCCTGAAAATATAATACCTCCTAATGGTAAAGATCCCAAACTTGTATTAACGTTGTTACCGAAACATAAATATATTATCCATTATAGAAATCTAAAACAATGTGTTGAACAAGGGTTAAAGGTAGCTAAAATTTATCGAATTCTAGAATTTTCTCAATCACCGTGGTTAAAACCTTATATTGAATTGAATACGAATTTACGCAATTCCTCAGATAATGAATTTGATAAAAGCACATATAAGAATTACACCAACTCTATTTATGGGAAAACTATGGAAAACGTTGATAAAAGGGTTGATATTAAACTATTATCCCACTGGGAAAACTTACCCGGTAGTATCGGTGCTGAAGGATTTATTAGTATGCCGAATTTCCACTCAGTTTCAATATTTTCTGACAATTTAGTCGCAATtcaaatgaatattttaaaaattgtttacgACAAACCCGTATATGTCGGTTTTTCGATTTTAGAAATATCCAAAATTCGTATGTATGATTTCTTTTACAACTATATTAAAGCTAAATATATGGGTGATGCAACCCTTTTGTATACCGACACTGAttctttaattttacatattcaaACAGAAAACGTGTACCGCGATATTAAAGAAAATCTTGATTTATTTGATACATCTAATTACCCAGtagataatatttttaatatacccaaaacaCCATCAGTAGTTGGTAAATTAAAGGATGAGTTTAAAGGTCAACCAATTACAAATTTTTGTGGTACTGGTGCTAAAGCTTATTGTGTGACATTGAGtaacaataaacattttaaaaaagcaaaaggGATTTCCAAAAACGTTATAAATAAATCTTTAACATTTACGGATTACAAACAAGTGGTTGATAATGCTAATGCAAAGATTTATCGTAAAATGTATACATTTAAGTCACATTTACATGAAATGTATACCGAGTTAAAAAATAAGGTTGCTTTAACTTCCCACGATGATAAgaggtatgttatacctggggcTATTAATACATTAGCGTGGGGTCATTACAAAATAGATGCCTTTATACCTGACCAACAACAAAACAATCTCGATTATTTAATCCAACAAGCTAAACTACTTCTACCAGAACAAGAAAATAATGATGGGCGCGAATTTTATGTAGATAGTTTTGAAATGGATTTATTATGA